The Pyrus communis chromosome 9, drPyrComm1.1, whole genome shotgun sequence genome has a segment encoding these proteins:
- the LOC137746322 gene encoding ferrochelatase-2, chloroplastic-like, whose amino-acid sequence MAAESIAMLPWTISSAVPSDHRLPPRGGLLCGSHSHTSAAPARNCVVARYSSTQSALLFSKNSLRKSLPPLKALVASETLDAPSTPFSGEDKVGVLLLNLGGPETLDDVQPFLFNLFADPDIIRLPRLFRFLQKPLAQFISVLRAPKSKEGYASIGGGSPLRRITDAQAEELRKALYAKDVPAKVYVGMRYWHPFTEEAIEQIKRDGITKLVVLPLYPQFSISTSGSSLRLLESIFREDEYLVNMQHTVIPSWYQREGYITAMANLIEKELQCFDSPEKVMIFFSAHGVPLAYVEEAGDPYKAEMEECIDLIMEELEKRKITNAYTLAYQSRVGPVEWLKPYTDETIIELGQKGVKRLLAVPISFVSEHIETLEEIDVEYKELALKSGIEVWGRVPALGCEATFISDLADAVIESLPYVGAMAVSHLEARQSLVPLGSVEELLATYDSQRRELPAPVTVWEWGWTKSAETWNGRAAMLAVVVLLVLEVTTGEGFLHQWGILPLHR is encoded by the exons ATGGCGGCTGAATCCATAGCAATGCTACCGTGGACAATATCCTCCGCCGTCCCCTCCGACCACCGCCTGCCGCCGCGCGGAGGATTACTCTGCGGTTCTCACAGCCACACCTCCGCAGCTCCAGCTAGAAATTGCGTCGTCGCCAGATACTCCTCGACGCAATCTGCTCTGCTGTTCTCCAAGAACTCGCTCCGGAAAAGCCTGCCGCCGCTAAAGGCGTTGGTGGCGTCGGAAACTCTGGACGCTCCGTCGACGCCGTTTAGTGGGGAGGATAAAGTCGGAGTCTTGCTGCTTAACCTCGGTGGGCCCGAGACTCTCGACGACGTCCAGCCCTTCTTGTTTAACCTCTTCGCTGACCCG GATATCATTAGACTGCCGAGGCTGTTTCGGTTTCTTCAGAAGCCATTGGCGCAATTTATATCCGTTCTGAGGGCGCCAAAGAGCAAAGAAGGCTACGCCTCCATTGGTGGCGGCTCTCCTCTTCGACGGATAACTGATGCACAG GCGGAAGAATTGAGGAAGGCCCTTTATGCGAAGGATGTCCCAGCAAAAGTGTATGTTGGTATGCGTTATTGGCATCCGTTTACTGAAGAAGCTATAGAACAG ATAAAAAGAGATGGAATTACAAAGCTTGTCGTCCTTCCTCTTTATCCACAATTTTCAATATCAACTAGTGGTTCAAGCCTTCGGCTCCTGGAGAGTATATTCCG GGAGGACGAATATCTTGTCAACATGCAGCACACAGTAATACCATCTTGGTACCAGCGTGAAGGGTATATAACGGCAATGGCAAATTTGATCGAAAAAGAGCTTCAATGTTTTGACAGCCCTGAAAAG GTAATGATATTCTTTAGCGCACATGGGGTGCCACTTGCATATGTGGAAGAGGCTGGTGATCCATACAAGGCGGAGATGGAGGAATGCATAGATTTGATAATGGAAGAgttagaaaagagaaaaataactaATGCGTACACCCTTGCCTATCAG AGCAGAGTTGGACCTGTGGAGTGGTTAAAACCCTACACAGATGAGACAATAATTGAGCTTGGACAAAAGGGAGTCAAAAGACTGCTGGCAGTCCCTATAAG CTTTGTCAGCGAGCATATTGAAACTCTAGAAGAAATCGATGTTGAGTACAAAGAATTGGCTCTGAAATCTGGTATAGAGGTTTGGGGGCGTGTTCCCGCACTAGGATGTGAAGCCACCTTCATTTCAGATTTGGCAGATGCAGTGATTGAGAGCTTGCCATATGTTGGAGCTATGGCAGTCTCACATCTTGAAGCTCGACAG TCTTTAGTTCCACTTGGGAGTGTGGAAGAGTTGTTAGCGACATATGATTCACAGCGTAGGGAGCTACCGGCACCTGTGACTGTTTGGGAATGGGGTTGGACAAAAAGTGCCGAGACTTGGAATGGAAGAGCGGCTATGTTGGCAGTGGTGGTTCTACTGGTCCTAGAAGTCACCACCGGGGAGGGGTTTTTGCACCAATGGGGCATATTACCCTTACATCGCTAA